CTGACTAGTTTAGGAATTATTTAAGATATTTTAATAACCATATTTAAATTAAGGAGAATATTATGTCAAGATTTATCGGATCAACATTTAAAAAGTCTCGTAGATTTGGTTTTTCAATTCTTGAAACTGGAAAAGAATTTAGCAAAGGTAAAAAAAGAATAACAACACCAGGTCAACATGGTAAAGAAAGAGCTAAAGTTAAAGTTTCTGAATATGGTCAACAATTACAAGAAAAACAAAAAGTTAAATTTATGTATGGACTAAGCGAAAGACAATTTAGAAATACTTTTGCAAAAGCTAAAAAAATGCAAGGAATTTTAGGAACTAACTTTTTAGTTTTACTAGAATCAAGATTAGATAATATTGTTTATAGATTAGGATTTAGTGCTACTAGACAAGGTGCTAGACAATTAGTAAACCATGGTCATATTTTAGTAAATGGTAAAAAAGTAGATATTCCTTCATATTTATTAAGTGTTGGTGATTTAGTTGAAGTTAAAGCATCAATGAAAAAAAATGAAAAAGTTTTAGAAGCATTACAAAACAATGAAGCAACTTTAGAATTTGTTAAAGTTAATAAAAATGAAGTTAAAGGTGAATTTGTAAGACTTCCAGAAAGAACTGAATTAAGCAGTGAAATTAGTGAATCACTAATTGTTGAATGATACAACCGTTTAATTAAAAAATAAAAATAAAAACTTATAATAAAAATCAAGCTTAAGCTTGATTTTTTTATTCTTCTATTTTATTTAATTTTAAATTAATTAGTTCTTGTTGAATTTGGTCAATATTTTTATTCATAGAACTATTAATTGCAGCTAAAATTGTTCCTTCAACTAAAGCAGCATCAATTATTTTAATTTTGTTTTGTTTATCTGGTTCTAACATTTCAATCGCCATTTGAGCATTCATTAAAGCTGAACCTAAATCAAATAATAAAATAACACCATCATTTGGATCTCAAGCTTTATTAATAGCATCAATTATTAAGTCAATATCAGTTCCAATTAGATTATCTTTAGTACCACCTGCTGGAATAATTTTAACTTCATTTGCCATTTGTTTTGCTAGATCAACAACACCATTTGCTATTTTATTACTATGTGAAATAACTACTATTCCTACCATACAATCCTTAAATGTTTTCACTAATACATTTTAATATTAAATAACTAGAGTAAGATCCAGGATCAATATGACCAACACTTCTTTGTCCTAAATAACTTGCTCTACCTTTTTTAGCAATTATGTTTTTAGTTTCTTCAACTTTTAAATAAGCTAATTGCACTGCTTTATTTAAAATTTCTTTAGCATTTTCATTTTTATTAATCAATTCTTTAATTAAATCACTGACTGGTTCTAAAACATCAACCATTGTTTTATCTCCAATATTAGCTTTACCACGTAATTTGATTCCACTAACTGCATCATTTAAACAAACTGAAAAATCATCAATATTCATTTCTGTTTTATCATTTAAACTCATACTAGCTTTTAAAAATGCAGTTCCATATAAAGGTCCAGAAGCTCCACCAACATTAGAAACTAAAACCATTCCCACTTTTTTAAACATACTACTAATATCAGTATATGAGTTATTTTCAAGATCTTCTTTAACTTTTAAAAATCCTCTTGATAAATTGTGACCATGATCTCCATCACCAATTATCTGATCTAATTTAGTTAATTCTTCTTTATTATTATCAATAACTTCAGCTATTTTTAATAAAATTTGTTTGACTGCTTCAATTTTTAAACTCATTTTAATACCTCTTACTATTAAAATATCTAATAAACTTGTTATTTAAATTATACTATTAAACAAAAAATAGCTCTAAAATAGAGCTATTATTCCAATTATTAAAAACGTAACACTCAAAACAACACCCACTAAATAGCAACATATTATAGTGAAATTTATTCAGAATTTTTTATCACTTTTTTTAGTTGTATTAATATAAAAACTTCTTGCTTGTTCATGTTGTTGTTTTAATTTAATTTTTTTGATAATAAATATTGCTAATATTAATAAAATTGCTAAAAGAATAGAAACTAATATAAAAATAATTGCTCAGCTTTTAGAAATTTCATTATTTAAAATAGTTACAAATAATTTGTTTAACATCTATTTTAAAATAGCAACAACATCGCCTTTTTTAACTTCTCCCATTTTTACAATTTCTAAAGTTTTTCCACCATTGTTTGTAAAAATGATTGGAGATTTAATTGATGGAACTTTTTTAGATACTTCTTGTAAATCAACAGTTACTAATTTGTCTCCAGCATTAACTTCTTGATCTTGAATTACATATGACTCAAAACCATTACCATCTAAACTTACTGTATCTAAACCAATATGTAATAGGATTTCAACACCATTTTTTGTTTGAATTCCAAAAGCGTGCTTTGTTGGAAAAGCAGTTACTAATTTACCACTAACTGGAGCATGAAAATCGTTTGATGTTGGATAAATTGCAAATCCATCACCTAACATTCTTTCTCTAAAAACATCATCTTCAACTTCATCTAATGTAATTATTTTTCCATCACAAGGAGCCAAAACTTTTAAATTTTTATTAAAAAATCACATGTTACACCTCTTTTTTTACTTATTATCTTAATTTTAACATTTAATGCCTTATAGATGTTAATAAGATAACTAACTCAAAAATTAGTCTAAGTTCTTTAAAAACTCTTCAACAAGATCATTTACTTGTTGACTAGTTTGGCATTCTAAAGCTTTATTAGCTAATTGTTTAGCTTTTATAGATTCAATTTTACTCATAAGTGATCTAGCTTTTAAAACTGAAGTCGCACTCATTGAAAAAGCGTCTAAATCTAATCCTAATAAAATTGGTAAAGCCTTAGAATCTCCTGCCATTTCTCCACACATACCAACTCATTTATTATGCTTATGAGCTCCACTAATTGTTAGTTGAATTAATCTTAATAAAGAAGGGTTTAATGGTTGATATAGATATGAAACATTTTGATTCATTCTATCACTAGCAAATGAGTATTGAATTAAATCATTAGTTCCTATTGAAAAGAAATCAGCATATTTTGCAAATTGATCAGCTAATATAGCAGCTGATGGAATTTCAATCATCATTCCAATTTGCACTTGTTTATCATATTTTATATTTTCTTTATCAAGTTCTAATTTACATTCTTCAACAAATGCTTTAGCTTGTTTAAATTCATCAATTGTAGCAATCATTGGAAACATAATACCTAATTTTCCAAATGCTGAAGCTTTTAATAATGCTCTAATTTGATCTTTAAAAATATCTTTTCTATCTAGAGTGAACCTAATTGCTCTATATCCTAAAAAAGGATTCATTTCTTCATCAAATTTAAAATATGATAGCTTTTTATCTCCACCAATATCTAAAGTACGAAAAACTACTAAATGATTTATCTGACTAACAACTTTTTTATAAGCTTCAAATTGTTCTTCTTCAGTTGGAAAATGATCATTATCCATATACAAGAATTCAGTTCTAAATAACCCAATACCTTCAGCTCCTGAATCTAGAACTGATTGAATATCATTTGTTGAACCAATATTTGCTTCAATTAGCTTTTTAATTTTATCTTTTGTTAAACTTGGTTTATCTTTAAATTTTTTTAATTGGTCTTTTAATTCTAAATATTGTTTTACTTTAGTTTGATAGTTTTTAATATCATCATCATTTAAATCTAATTCAACAATCCCACTACTTCCATCTAAAGCTATCAAATCATCAGTTTTAACTAATTCAGTAATATTTTTTAATCCTAAAATTGCAGGAATTTCTAAACTTCTTGCCATAATAGCAGCATGACTAGTTCTTCCACCAACATTAGTTAAAAATCCTTTAACAAATTTTTTATCTAATTGAGCAGTTTGACTTGGAGTTAGATCATCACTAATAATAATTACTTCTTTATCAATAGTTGATAAATCATGAATTTCTAATCCTAAAATATGAGAAATAATTCTTGAACTAACATCTTTAATATCTGCACTTCGTTCTTTAAAATATGGATCTTCTAACTGACTAAACATTTCAAAATAATTATTAGATACTATAAAAAGTGCATATTCAGCATTTACTTTTTCAGTTTTAATTAATTGAACAACCTCTTCTTTAATAGTAGGATCATTTGCAATATCTTGATGTGCATCAAAAATTGCAGCCTTTTCTTCTCCTAATTTTTCTAAAGTAATTTTTTGAATTTTTTTTAAATCAGTAATTGTTTGATTAATTGCTTGTTCTAATTTGACAATTTGTTGATCAACATCATCAATTAATTGCTTTTGAACATCAAGTTTAATTTCTTTAATAACAAGAGCTTTTGCTAAAGAAATACCATCACTTGCTGCAATTCCTTTAATTTGTTTTGACATGTTTTTATCCTTACTATAAAATAAATAACTATTATTAATTTTAATCTACTAAGATAAAAAAACAACTTTATAATCAATTTGAATTATAATAATCTATTTTTTATAAAATTCAATTTCTCTTAAAATTGTTGAAGATAAACTTCTTTTATCATAATCACTAATAAAATAAACTACTTCAATATTTGGATCTAAACTTTTAAATCCATCATAATATTTAATCTCATATTCAAAATCAGCTTGACTTCTTAAACCTCTAATTATAAAACTAGCATTTAATTCTTTTGCAATAGTAGTAGTTAGTTTATTTTCATTAATAATAATTTCGACATTACTAAAATCTTTTATAAAATTTTTAATATTTTCAACTCTACTTTGTAAATCTGGATCAAGTGATTTATTTACGTTTTTACTAACAACAACATATACTTTATCAAATAATAAAATAGCTTTTTTTAAAATATTTAAATGTCCTTTGTGAAAAGGATTAAAGCTTCCTGGATAAATTGCTGTTTTCATATTTTCTTTCTAATTAAAAATATTATCAAATAATTTAGTAGATTTTAAACCATCACTAAAACCATCTGGATATAATTTCTGAAGATTTTCTCTAAATGATGATTTTTGATATTTATATCTAGTTTTATCAGTTCCATCAATTAAGTTATAAGCATAAATAATATTATCTCCGATTTTTATGTTATCTGATTGTAAAAACGGAGCTATTGTTGCATGCTGAAGTAAATCTCCAAACTCAACATTTGATCTAACATTATTATATATACCTATCATTTGACCAAATTCATTATAAGCTAGTGAGCCTGAAGCTCCATAATATAATGAAGAAAAATTAACATTATATTGATACCCATAAAAAGTTGCAAAAACTCTGTGTCAATAATTGTCTCTAATACCAAAATTAGACACAAATCCTATGCTTGTTTCAAATTCGTTAGGATAAGCAAATGTTTCTTTATTTGTTTTAGAAGTTCTAGAATAAATCGTTAATTTATCTAAGTTTCTTTCAACTGGATTGTTTTGCATTCAATAACTTTTATTATATTGATTTGTAGAATAACCAGCTATATAAATGTCTTTTGCATTATATAAATTTTTATCTGATTTATCTTTTCTAAAAAGTGCTGAAGTATAATCTGTTGTTTGCAAATGTTTAGAAATTTCTTTATTCTGATTTGGTAAATTATCAGTGTTTTCTAGTCTTTTTAAATATCTGTTTAACCCATCAACAGCATTTTCAACTCATAATTTTAATGTATGATCAGCCTTAGACAAATCAATATCAATTTCAAAAACAGCAAAATCAACCATAATTGGTGCTTTTTTAGTTTTTAAAAAGTCGTCTCAAGCAATTTTTTCATCCTCATTAAGACTATCTTTTTTATTAGTATCATAATAACTAATAGCTGATTCATAAATTGTTTTATCATATTTACTAGTTGCATAATTATTCATAAAATCAACTGCACCAAAGACAAGTTTTGGTTCTGAAATTGCACTAGATAAAGTATGACTACTTAATTGACTTCCAGGATCATTTTTAATATACTCATTAAATTCTGAACTACTTAAATAGTAATTTGCAGTTCAATTATTTGTTTGTGTTTTATTATTTTTACTACTAAAATCATTAACATTTTCAGCTTTACCTAAACCAATTCCAACAACTTTATTATTAGATGGATCATAATAATTAAATTCTTTATTTTGCTCTTCAGTTAATGAATTACTAAATTCAGATAAAACGTGTAAGTTAGTAGCTAAAAATAATTTATATTTATTTTCATTATTATATTTATGATAATCTAATAATCATCCAGTTCCTGTACCATTACTTAAAAAACCACCATTATTTAGTTTTGTTAAAAATTTAATTGAAAAAGTTCTATCATATAGTTCTTTATAAATTTCTTCTGCTGAAACTGTAGTAAATTTATTTATAAATTCTGGATAACTATGATTTGCAGGACTATAAATAGAGCCTTCTATAAACTTGTCTTCAACATTATTACTATCAGCATTTATAATCAGTTGATTATTTTGCTTATCATTAATTATTTTATTAATATGTTGATCAACTTCATTTACTAATTCATTACTTTCTAGTTCTAATAATAATTCTTTAGCCTTTTTTAAAAAACTTAAAAGATTATCACTATTAAAATCATTAGAAAAATTTTTAAGTTCAGATAAAATGTTGTTTATATTAGATAATTTATTTGAGCTTATTGATTTGCTATTAATTTCTTTTGTTTTCTTAATAATTTTATCTTTTAAATTTTTATCAATTTTAGGATTATTTTCTAAAATAGATTTAAATTCTTCTAACTGATTATTTAAATCAATTATGTCTTTTTTATTAGGTGAATTAATAGTTGGAATAAAACCAGGTTTAATTTTATTAGTATGAGTGCATGAAATAGTAACTAATGGAACTAAAATTAAACTAAGACTACTTAAATATTTTAATGATTTTTTCATTTATTACTTTCTTTTATTAATAGTAAAAACTTAGCTTTTTAAGCTAAGTTTTTTAACTATTATATCTTTTATTTAATTAAGTTTAAAGTATCTAAACAAATCATTTTTTCTTCATTTGTTCTAATAGCATAAACTGGAATTTTTGATTTTTCACTAGAAATTAATTTATAATCTGAGTATTTAGCTTGGTTTTTATCTTGATCAATTTGTAAATCTAAAAGTTTAACTTTTTTACAAATTAGATCTCTAATAACATCAGCGTTTTCACCAATTCCTGCTGTAAATACTACTGCATCAATGTTATCTAAATAATTTGCATACTTAACTATAAAATCAGCAACAATTTGAACATATTTTTCAACAGCAACAACTGCTTTTTTGTCATTTTTATCATATTGTTCTAAAACATCTCTCATGTCAGCTGAAACTTGACTTAAACCTAAAAGTCCTGATTGTTTATTTAAAGTTTGAGTAATTGTAAAGATATCTGAATTTGTTTGTTTTGCAATATATTCACAAATTGATACATCAATATCTCCACTTCTAGTTCCCATCATTAAACCAGCTAATGGAGTTAATCCCATTGAAGTATCATAAGATTTACCATCTTTAATACATGAAATACTTGCACCATTTCCTAAATGACAAACAATTAAGTTTAAATTTTCTTTTTTCTTATTTAAAATTTCAGAAGATTTATTAACTATGTATTCATAACTAATTCCATGAAATCCATATTTTCTTACACCAAATTCTTCATATCATTTATAAGGAACAGTGTATAAATAATTTACTTCTGGCATAGTTTGATGAAATGCTGTATCAAAACAAGCTACCATATTAGTATTTGGCATTAATTTTTTAACAGCTTTTATAGCAATAATTGCAGCTGGATTATGAAGTGGAGCTAATTTAACACTATCTTGAATTTTTGATAATATTTCATCAGTAATAATTGATGAGTGTGAAATTTCACCACCATGAACTACTCTAAATCCAACTCCATTAATTTCATCAATATTTGATATAATTTTTAATTCAAGTAATTTGTTTAAAATTAATTGAATAGCATGTTCATGATCTGGAAGAGGATCTTCAAATTTATATTTTTGATTATTGTGTTCAAATTTTAAAAACCCATCAATTCCGATACGTTCTGCTAGACCATCTAATATTGGTTCAATTGTTTTTGAAGTATCAAATAATTTAAATTTAATTGAACTACTTCCAGAATTAATAACTAAAATCATTTAATTTTCTCCTTAATAAGATAAGTGTAGTGTCATTATAGCTGTATTTAAAACATCTATAAATGTAGCACCTCTACTTAAATCATTAACTGGTTGATTTAATCCTAAAACAAAAGGTCCAATTGCTTCAAAACCACCCATTCTTTGAGCAATCTTATAACCAATATTTCCGGCATTTATATCTGGAAAAACAAAGATATCTGGAGTTTGTTTAGTTAATAAACAGTTTTTGAATTTTTTATCTCTAGTTTTTTTATCAAAGGCTGCATCAAATTGAATTTCACCTTCACAAACATAATCATTTTGACTAGATTTTAAAATTTCAACTGCTTTGTGAACTCTATCAACATCTTCACCTTTACCACTACCATTTGTTGAATAGCTTAATAAAGCAGCTTCAACATTTTTTACATTTAAAGTCTTTGCAAAATCAACTGCCATTTGTGTGATTTCAACTAATTGTTCGCTTGTTGGTTTAATGTTTAAAGCACAATCAGTAAAAATGTAATTTTCATCACCTTTTGACATAATAAAGATACTACTTGCAATATTATATCCAGGTTTTGTACCAATAATTTGTAAAGCTGGTCTAATTGTATCAGCTGTTGTATTGTTTAATCCAGATAACATACAATCAGCTTGATTTAATTTAACTAACATAGCTCCAACATAATTTGGTAATTGCATTACTTGATGTGCAACTTCAATAGTTGCTTTACCTTTTCTAAGTTTTACAAATTCTTCACTAAATTCTTTTGTGTCAAATTCATCTAAACAAATGGTTTTAATTGATGAATTATTTTTAATTTCACTTGGAACTTCTTTTGAAGATTTAAATAATAGAATTGGTAATCCTAATTTTTCATCAACTAAAGTTTTAGCCACAGATTGAATAATTTCAGATTCACCTTCTGGAAAAACAATAGATTTTTTTTCTGATTTTAAAACTAGTTGATTTTTAATTTCTTCTAATGTATACATATTATTCTTTCTATAAATTAATTAAAAATGAATAGCTTTTCCTGTTTCTAGAGCTTCTGCTGCTTCTCCAATTGCTTCACTCATTGTTGGGTGAGGGTGAATTGTATTAGCAATTTCAGTAATTGTTCCTTCACACTCAATAACAGCAGCAATTTCTGAAATCATTTCAGTTGCTCTATTTCCAATAATATGTGCACCTAAAATAGTTTTGTATTTAGGTTCTATAATAATTTTTACAAATCCTGAAGTATCATCATCAGCTAAAGCTTTACCAATAGCTGAAAATGGGAATTTAAAGGTTTTGTATTCAATATTTTCTTGTTTTAATTGTTGTTCAGTTTTTCCTATCATTGAAACTTCTGGATGTGTATAAATACATGATGGAATTCTGTCATAATCCATAACAATATCTTCAGCATGATCTTTATTAGCTTTTTTAGCAATTCTATTAGCAGCAACAATAGCTCCTTTAACTGCAGTATGAGCTAGCATTACTTTTCCAACAACATCACCAATTGCATAAACACCATCTAAATTAGTTTCTTGATATTCATTAACAACAATACCTTTTCTTGGAGTTAATTCTAAACCGATGTTTTCAAATCCAGTTAATGAAGTTTTACGTCCAACTGATTCTAAAACATATTCTCCCTTAACCATTTGATCTTTTCCATCGATTTGATATACTACAGCTCCATTTTTAAATTCTTTAACTGAAGCATTTGTAATAACTTCAATGTTGTATCTGTTTTTCAACTCTTTAGTCATTGCATCAATAATATCTTTATCTAGCATTTCTAAAATAGTTGGTAATCCTTGTAAAACAGTAACTTTTGTACCAAGACTAGCAAATAAACAACTAAACTCAATACCAATAACTCCTCCACCAATTACAACTAAAGTTTCAGGAATTTTTGGAATTGATAAAATTCCAGTTGAATCAATAATGATTCCATCTTTTCTTCCTTGATCAAATCCTGGAAGTGGTAAATGATTTGGTGTTGACCCAGAAGCAATAATTAAGTTATTAACACGATAATTTTTATTATTTACTGAAATTGTGTTTTTATCTAAAGCAACAGCTTCACCTTTGATTTGAGTTACTTTATTTTTATCTAGTAGATATTTAACTCCACCTGTTAATTTCTTAACAACACCATTTTTTCTTTGAATTGCTTGAGCTCAATCAATAACTACTTTTTCAGTATTTTGTAAAACAATTCCTAATTCTTTTGCTTTATGCATTATATCGTGATAAACATGAGAAGTTTTTAGTAAAGTTTTTGTAGGAATACATCCAACATTTAAACAAACTCCACCATAATATTCTTTTTCAATAATTAAAGTTTTTAGACCTAATTGAGCAGATTTAATAGCAGTAACATAACCACCAATTCCCGCACCAACTACACAAACATCAAATGTATCTTCAATTTGAACATCCACTTTTGGAGCTTCAGTTTTTGGTTTTGGTGCTCTGCTTGGTAAAACATCATTTGAAACTGGAGTAGCACCAACTACACTAGCGTTTTCTTCAACTTGTTCTGTTTTTTTAGTTTCAGCTTTTGGTTTTGGTGCTCTGCTTGGTAGAACATCGTTTGAAACTGGAGTAGCACCAACTACACTAGCATTTTCTTCAATTACTTCAACTTTAGGTTCAGTTGTAGAACTTGATGTTCCATCATCAATTTCAATAACTACATCACCAACTTTAATTTCTTGACCAGTAGAGATATTGATTATTGCTATTTTTCCAGCAACTGGAGAAGGAATTTCACTATTTACTTTATCGGTTTCAACAAAATATAAAGGTTGTCCTTCTTTAACAACATCGCCAACTTTAACTAAAACTTCAGCAACTGTTCCTTCTGTTAAACCTTCACCTATGTCAGCAAATTTTACTTTAAACATATTTTATCCCTTCACTAATTACATAAACAATAGTACTGGTTTTGATAGATAATCTTGTACTTTAATTAAAAATCTTCCAGCATCTGCCCCATCAATGATTCTGTGATCACAAGTCATTGATAATGGCATTATAAATCTTTTTTGTAATTCACCATTGATATATAAAGGAGTTTGAGACATTGTACCAACTCCTAAAATAGCTGATTCTGGTGAGTTAATAATAGGAGTAGCATAATCTAATCCTACTGAACCAAAGTTTGAAACAGTAAATGTTGCTTCAGTCATTTCAGCTCTTGTTAATTTACCATCTTTAGCTTTGTTTGCTAATTCACTAATTTTAATTGCAATTTCAAACACACTTAAATGATCAGCACCTTTAATAACTGGAACCATTAATCCGTTTGGTGTATCTACTGCAATTCCGATATTAATGTTGTGCATAAATTGGATTTTGTTATTTGCAAAATCACCTCTTACGTTAATATTTGGCATATCACGTAATGATTTAGCAACAGCTTTAATAATAAATGCTAAGTAAGTTAATTTAATTCCACTAGCTGCAGCATGATCTTTTAGTTCAGTTCTCATTTTGTGAGTTTCAGTAATGTCAGTGTTTTTCATACCAGTAAATGCAGCAATTTCAGTATGAGATTTTGTCATTGCTTTTACTGTAGCTTTTCTAACACCATTCATTGGAACTTCATCTCAAGATAAAGGTGCACTTGGTTCAACAACTTTAATTGTTGGAGTTATAGCTGGAGCTGGAGTTGGAGCTGGTTGACTAGCAACTGGAGCTGGAGTTGGAGCTGCAGCTGGTTGACTAACTGGTTGAGCTGATGAAGAATGATAATTCTTAATATCAGCAACTAAAATTCTTTGGTTTGGTCCTGTTGGAGTTACTAAAGATAAATCAACATTTAAATCAGCGGCAACTTTTCTTGCTAGAGGTGTAGCTTTAATAGTGCTTGATTTTGTAACTGTAGATGCTTGTTTTCTAACAATTAAATCATTTGAAACTGGAGTAGCACCAACTACACTAGCGTTTTCTTCAACTACTTCAACTTTAGCTTCTTGTTTAGCTTCAGCTTTTGGTTCACTAGCTACAGAAGCACCTGATCCTTCATCAATTTCCATAACTACATCACCAACTTTGATTTCTTGTCCAGCTTTAATGTTAATTACTGCAATTTTTCCAGCCACTGGAGCAGGTATTTCACTGTTTACTTTATCAGTTTCAACAAAGTATAATGATTGTCCTTCTTTAACAACATCACCAACTTTAACTAAAACTTCAGCGACTGTTCCTTCTGTTAGACCTTCACCTATGTCAGCAAATTTAACTTTGAACATATCTTTTTCCTTTCTAAATATTTATTATTTAAAATTTAAAGTCTAACAATTCTTGCATTTTGACTAGAACTTTTTTAGGGTTAACTTGGAAGTAACCTTCTCCTCTATCAAATGGAGTAATAACATCATAACCTGTACATCTTGATAAAGGCGCTTTTATGTATTCAAAACATTCTTCATTAACAGTTGTAATGATTTCAGCTGAAACTGAGAATGATTTAACAGCTTCATGAACAACTAATAATCTTCCTGTTTTTTTAACTGATTCAACTACCATTTTTTTATCTCATGGTTTAATAGAACGTAAATCAATTAAATCAATAGTTGCGTTTGGATGAGTTTCTTTTAATAACGCAATAGCTTTTTGACAATCAACAGTTTGAGCACCATAAGTAACAACAGTTAAATCATTACCTTCTTGAATTTTATAAGCTTCTCCAATTGGTACTATGTAGTGTTCATCTGGAACTTCTTGTTTAAATGCTCTATATAGTTTTGTTGGTTCAACAACAATAACTGGATCTGGTGAATCAATTGCAGCTAAAATTAGTCCTTTTGTATCATATGGAGTTGATGGACAAACAATTTGAACTCCTGGAATATGAGCAAATACTGCTTCTAAAGCTTCACTGTGGTGTTCTAAAGCACGAATACCTCCACCCATTGGTGTTCTAATAACCATTGGAGCAGTGTATTTACCACGAGTACGGTTTCTCATTCTTGAAATGTTAGTGAAAATGTTTTGTAAAGAAGCTAATCCTAAACCTTCAAATTGCATTTCTACAACTGGTTTCATACCATTCATAGCCATTCCTAAACCAACACCAGCAAACATTGCTTCACTAATAGGAGCATTAAAGCAACGATCATTTCCAAATTTTACAGCTAATCCTTGAGTAGCTCTGAAAACTCCACCTTCAGTTCCAACGTCTTCACCAAATACAATAACATTTGGGTCACGTTGTATAGCGCAATCTAAAGCATCAGTTACAGCTTTAATATTATTAATAATAGCCATTAGTGGTGTCCTCCTTCTTTAGATTCTGGGTATTTTTCAAAGAATTCTTTAGCTTCTTTGTATTGTTCTTCTAAAAAGATATCCATTTTGTCGTATTGGTATTTAAAAATATCAATTAGATCATAGTTTTTGTTTTGTTCAACTCAAGCAAATTCATCAGCAACTAATTTATCGTGTTCAGCTACTAATTTTTCTTCTTGTTCATCAGATCATACTTTTTTATCAATTAGATATTGTTTTAATCTGATTAATGGATCAAATTTAGACATTTCTTCAAATTCACCTTTTGGACGGTAAACATCTGGGTTATCTGAAGATGAGTGAGCACCTAATCTATATGTGTCACATTCAACTAAAACAGGTCCATTTCCTTTTCTTACATATTCAACAACTTCTTTAAATACACCAATACATGCTAAATAGTCGTTTCCATCAACAATAATTGAAGGAATACCAGTAGCAATTC
This genomic window from Mycoplasma mycoides subsp. capri contains:
- a CDS encoding dihydrolipoamide acetyltransferase family protein; translation: MFKVKFADIGEGLTEGTVAEVLVKVGDVVKEGQSLYFVETDKVNSEIPAPVAGKIAVINIKAGQEIKVGDVVMEIDEGSGASVASEPKAEAKQEAKVEVVEENASVVGATPVSNDLIVRKQASTVTKSSTIKATPLARKVAADLNVDLSLVTPTGPNQRILVADIKNYHSSSAQPVSQPAAAPTPAPVASQPAPTPAPAITPTIKVVEPSAPLSWDEVPMNGVRKATVKAMTKSHTEIAAFTGMKNTDITETHKMRTELKDHAAASGIKLTYLAFIIKAVAKSLRDMPNINVRGDFANNKIQFMHNINIGIAVDTPNGLMVPVIKGADHLSVFEIAIKISELANKAKDGKLTRAEMTEATFTVSNFGSVGLDYATPIINSPESAILGVGTMSQTPLYINGELQKRFIMPLSMTCDHRIIDGADAGRFLIKVQDYLSKPVLLFM
- a CDS encoding alpha-ketoacid dehydrogenase subunit beta, which gives rise to MAIINNIKAVTDALDCAIQRDPNVIVFGEDVGTEGGVFRATQGLAVKFGNDRCFNAPISEAMFAGVGLGMAMNGMKPVVEMQFEGLGLASLQNIFTNISRMRNRTRGKYTAPMVIRTPMGGGIRALEHHSEALEAVFAHIPGVQIVCPSTPYDTKGLILAAIDSPDPVIVVEPTKLYRAFKQEVPDEHYIVPIGEAYKIQEGNDLTVVTYGAQTVDCQKAIALLKETHPNATIDLIDLRSIKPWDKKMVVESVKKTGRLLVVHEAVKSFSVSAEIITTVNEECFEYIKAPLSRCTGYDVITPFDRGEGYFQVNPKKVLVKMQELLDFKF